cttcatgattgtgtcccacttgttgttgattcttcacaaaaaaatacagttttatatctttatgtttgaagcctgaaatgtggcaaaaggtcgcaaagttcaagggggctgaatactttcgcaaggcactgtatatccacagtaaaacaagtcctatatcggcataacctcagcagggaagaagccgatgctccaaaaccaccataaaaaagccagactacagtttgcaactgcacatggggacaaagatcatactttttggagaaatgtactctgatctgatgaaacagcAATAGACctgttcggccataatgaccatcgttatgttttgaggaaaaagggggaggcttgcaagccgaagaacaccatcccaacagtgaagcacgggggtggcagcatcatgttgggggggtgctttgctgcaggagggactggtgcacttcacaaaatagatggcatcatgagggaagacaattatgtggatatattgaagcaacatttcaagacatcagtcaggaagttaaagcttggtcgcaaatggacaaCGACTCCAAGCGTACTTccagagttgtggcaaaatggcttaaggacaacaaagtcaaggtattggagtgaccatcacaaagccctgacctcaatcctatcgaaaatttgtgggcagaactgaaaaagcatgtgtgagcaaggaggcctacaaacctgacttagttacaccagctctgtcaggaagaatgggccaaaattcacccaacttattgtgggaagcttgtggcaGGCTacttgaaacatttgacccaagttaaacaatttaaagcgaatgctaccaaatactaatttgagtgtatgtaaacttctgacccactgggaatgtgatgaaataaataaaagctgaaataaatcattctctctactattattctgacatttcacattcttaaagtaaagtggtgatcctaactgacctaagacagggaatttctttctaggatgaaatgtcaggaattgtgaaaaactgagtttaaatgtatttggctaaggtgtatgtaaacttcagacttcaactgtatatagcctacatctAATGACTATCTTCATTGACGTTTTCATTCACCATTATTTTCAGAATAATGTTGTATCTTTGCATTATTTAGGCTACATATTTCAATTTTCTCAATGATAACGGAGATTTACTAATTTTTATGCTGAGTAAAAAAACTAGGCTCTACAGCTTCGTTGCGATACAGTGCTGGGCTATTATGATGATGTATATACCTCTGCATGTTTAAAGAATTTGCGACATATAGTGCAAAGGCCAAGCGTTTTAAGGCCATTGAAAGCCTTTAACATAAAGTGTGTAATGTAATGAATGACAGCGTGATTAGAGATAGCATGAACGTTTTCTTTGGCAACAACAGCAGAAAACTAACATGTAAATCGGTGCTCTCCCATCTCCAGAGCGTTTTACCAGTAGTGCCAAAACGTCTCGAGAAGCACTGGTCCTGTCACAGTTTATCTACACTCCTCACATTCAACCCGACCATGAAGGACGGATGATACTTCGGAGACCCGGACCCCTCGCCTGGATGAACTGACCTAAAGCGATAAATGTTCCCTGCAATTTTGTTTTGCGAGTTTCATTGGAATATGCGAGCGCCAGCGGGATGAAGGCAGCAGCGTGGAGTTTTCTCCTGCTGTGCGCGTGCACGCAAACCGTGTCCGTCGCCGGGATCCAGGGCTCGACAGTTGCCCCAACGGACACAACAGCATCCACCTCCTCTGCTCCTGTTACCCCCACTGACGACCAAAGCACTGGACTGGTGGTGAGGAAAAATGCGGAGGCGTACAATACCCTAGGGCTATTTTATTATTCATCCAGCATGGATTATTTATTTCAGCAAGTTGCTATCATTTATGATGGCCTTTGAAatgaaaatagttttaaaaaagagTGAAATAGTGAATAGAAAAAAATGTGAATACAAATTCACTACCAAAGTGATAAATCATTTGCCCTTATCGGATTTTGTATCATACATTTTTGTTCACTTTGCCTGCAAGGCCAGAGTGTTGAGCCTACATGTTTCATTGTGAAACTGGGCTCACATGGACATGGAGCTGTACCTTCACAGGATTAGGCTAGATACTGTACATAGACACACTTTGAAGAGCAGTCAAACTCTGATTTTCACTTATCTAATCTTCACTTAGCTTGgtgatctctttccctctcaaaACGTCATGTCTCTAAGCAGCACAAGTGACGTTTTAGGACTGACCTACGATAATGCCTCTCAATGCAATGCCTCTGTTTCCTGTCCCAGGATTGGCTGACCAGGTATGGCTACCTCCCGCCCTCAGACCCCTCTACTGGACAGCTACAGGCCTGGACAGCTGTCACTCATGCTGTCAGAGCCATGCAGAGGTTTGCAGGCCTCAAGGATACAGGAGTTGCAGGTGAGAAAATAGAAATAGGGTTGGGAAAATTAAGTTGATTATATCCATCCTCTCTGTGttgctgtctctctcactcctccgtctctgtctctttttctctcccgatctgtctctctctctctctctctctctctctctctctctctctctctctctctctctctctctctctctctctctctctctctctccttcactcctgtGTTGCTGACCTATTGttgacctcctctctctctgtcctctctcagaTGAGGAGACACTGGCTCTGATGCGAGCCCCACGATGTTCACTgccagatgaaggggaggagccaAAACCACTGGCCAATCAGCACCAGGAGGGGCAGAGCCTAAGGACAAAGAGGGCTGTGACCACATGGACACGAAGAAACATCAACTGGAGGTTCATTAGACTACTGCTCACTATTCATCATTCATCTCTGTATCTCACTAATCAACCCATTGTCACTTTCACTCTCAATACATTCTAATTCTTCCTAGGTTGCGTTCataccccacctcctcctctctctcccgtgaGACGATTCGCTCCCTGGTGTTTTACGCCCTGAGGGTGTGGGCGGACCCAACCCCACTGGAGTTCCACGAGGTCAGTCTCTTTCCCTGGATGTGTTAGTTGAATACAAAGattaccccctctttctctctctttctctctctctctctctctctctctctctctctctctctctctctctctctctctctctctctctctctctctctctctctctctctctctctctccccccctctctctctctctctctctctctctctctgacctcactTCCTGTTTACCCTGTTACCAGGTGGGAGGCTCAGAAGGGGCAGACATGCAGGTGGACTTCCTCCACGGTTTCCATGGTGACAGATACCCCTTCGATGGGGCAGGGGGAGCTGTTGGCCACGCCTTTTTCCCCTCTGACCCTGCTAGAGCGGGCGGAGTACACCTGGATGCTGAGGAGGAGTGGGCGTTCCGCCAGCCAGGTGAGTGACAACAAAAAGAcccagagacagcagagagaggtaCTGGGGGATTCAAGGGCCCGATTCCAAATCAACAGTAGATCTGAAAGTTGAGAGTAGGTATTCGTATTGCACTGATAGCCCTCTGGTAAGGTAGGTGGAATTTAAGTTTGAGTCTCCCCTGAGGTTCACAATAGAAATAGGGTTGGATGTAAGTTTTCAATTTGGAGAATGTTATGGACGCAGTCAACACACTACTAACAATCACCCTAACCTGAACCAACCCCCCTCTCCCGCCTCACCCCAGCTTCTGAGGGTACTGACTTGTTCACGGTCCTGGTGCATGAGTTTGGCCATGCCCTGGGTTTGTCCCACTCGTCTGCCAGGCGCTCTGTGATGAGACCCTACTACCAGAGCCCCGTAGGAGATCCTCTTCACTACCGCCTGGGCCCCCACGACCTGGAGCACATCACCAGGCTCTACggtcagtctctgtgtgtgtttatctgtctgtgtgtgtgtatgtgtgtgtgtgtgattggttctGAAACGACGGTGTTGTGTTTGCAGGTAATAGAAATCGTCTCATGGTCACAGACGTTCCCCGGTTGGCGCCTGAACCTCAGCTGCGGCATCGCGACAGGCACGGACaccgacacagacacaggtactgACAAACTTTAGACATAAGGACACAGACAGGGAAACAAAAGAGGATAAGGGTTAGCAATGTCATCAAATAATACTCTCttgtccttccctccctccatttcaCTCCTGccctctctgatgctctctccttctctttcagaCATTCTGTAGACCGCTGTAACACTAGCTTTGATGCAGTGGCTAACATTAGGGGAGAGATGTTCTTCTTTAAAGGTGAGTGTGGTGTAGGTAGGCTGCCTATTGGTTGGGTTCTGCTGTGACTATTGTCCCCAGACTCCCTCATTATTCTACTGGCATCATCGCCCCCTGGTGGATATATCCACGATTACAGGGCTGTGTACtgaactcctctctgtctcacctctttTCATCCTTTCTTCACCCCTTTCTTCATCCTAATTTCTCTCGTTCTACCTTTCCTACCgtgccttcctcctctctgttcctcaccacGCTCCCGCCCTCCTTCACCTTCTACATTATTTTTTTCCCCTTTCTCATCTGTCACCTCCTTACCAACCTCCCTCTCTGGCAGGGCTGAGTATGTGGAGGGTCAGTACTGGGGGGCTGGTGTCCGGCCGGGGGGCCTCAGTGAGGAGGCTGTGGGGGGGTCTTCCCCCTAACCTGCCCCCTCTGCAGGCTGTGTTGGAGAGACACTTGGACCACGCCATCATCTTCATCACTGGTAGGTAACCTCTGACCGCAGCCACCCCACACACTAGACCTCCACACAGATAGCTCTGGGTAGAATTTGCCCTaagccacagatctaggatcagtattCCATTCCTGACTCCTAACCTAACCATTTAGAAGGGAAATTATAAACTGACCTTAGATTAGTCTGATTATTCTACTTCACATAGCATCTCAATGCATCAGTGACGCATTATCAACAGAGGAGAATTAGTGCTACTCAACTGACTAAACTATTAAAGTTTCTCGATTGCTTGAGCACATTTGTCAAAATGACACTCAAATCAGTAAATACTTTACACAAGATCAACTACCTCCATCAAAACATACAGCCTGTTATGTCATGAAAAGTTATGAATTGAAAagtctacacctgcattgcctgctgttcggggttttaggctgggtttctgtacagcactttgtgacatcagctgatgtaagaagggctttataaacacatttgattgattatttcaATCAATCGTTACACAATGGCCCAATAAATACTGACTACAACACATCCTAACATGTTTTTTGTTACCCTTACTTTACATGGAaagtgactgagaacacattctcatttacagcaatgacttggggaatagttacatgggagaggagggggtgatgaatgagccaattgtaaactggggatgattcgATGACCATGATTTTATGAGGGCCAGTTTGGGAATTTAGcttggacaccagggttaacacccctactcttatgataagtgccatgggaactttagtgaccacagagagtcaggacacccgtttaacgtcccattcGAAAGatagcaccctacacagggcaatgtccccaatcaatGCCCTGGGggattgggatatttttttagtcCAGAGGAAacggtgcctcctactggccctccaacacaaGTTCTCAAAATATGAGTAACAATATGAAATAAACGTAACAAaagagagcagcagtaaaataattaTAGCGAGACCAGacacaggggggtaccggtacagggtcaatgtgtgggggcactggttagttgaggtaatatgtacatgtaggtagagttattaaagtgacatagatgataacagcagagagtagcagcagtgtaaaagaaggtgggggggggggttaatgcaAATGTTctggatagccatttgattagatgttcaggagtctaataacttgggggtagaagctgtttagaagcctcttggatctagacttggcactctgacaccgcttgccgtgcggtagcagagagaacagtctatgactagggtggctggagtctttgacattttttagGACCTTCTTCTGACACAGCCTTGTATAGAgatcctctctataggctgtcttgttgttgccggtgatcaggcctaccactgttgtgtcatcggcaaacttaatgattgtgttggagtcatgcctggctgtgcagtcatgagtgaacagggagtacaggaggggactaagcacgacacccctgaggggcccctgtgttgaggatcagcgtggcggatgtgttgtcaTTAAAAGTGTCTTAGCAATCAATTTAGAAAAATGAACATGATTCTagtttctctctccacccatattcatatatccttatgaaTTGTAAACCAATTGTAAACCAAACCTGAACCTTGAGAAGACTCTTTATTGCctctttctgttttgtgttttagAATCCCAGTTTTGGCTGTTCAATgacctctctctccaggagggcTACCCCCGCCCTCTCTCAGAActgaggaaagggagagagacagaaggaaagagaggagaggaaggagaggaggagcagggcctGATGTGGGACCCAGAGGAAGGACCAATGTGGGGGGACATTGGAAAAGGGgaagcaggaggagaggaagaagagagtgaGACCTGGACCGAGCTCATCAGAGGAGGAGTGAACGGGATTACgacagagagagacggtgagagcgagagtgagtgtgagagagagagagatgaacgagAGTTTGTGAGATTCTATGAGACTGACTGTGAAAGATTATATGTGAGACACCTCACAATGTACAatacttgtacatgtgtgaatgTTTGTCAACAAACATTAAGCCCCATGCTATATATCACTTCCAGACATGGGTTCAAATAcatgtgtattttatttttattttttttccaaATACACAGCCCAAACAAGTACTTTTATTTTAATATTTGAATGgttatttgtaaaaaataaaataaaaatagtataCCAAAATGTATTTCAAAGTATTTCAAAATACTTTTTTCAAATACTATCTTGAAATACGTGGTGTAAATGTATTTGAGTCAGTTTATTCGAGTATTTTCATTATTTTATATTAAAGGTTATCAGAATACTTGTTTCGAAATGTATTGAAAGTAATTGAAATACCAAGTCTGATCCCTTCCTCAGGCTCCATCTACCTCTTCAAAGGAGATTCATATTGGAAGTTCCCCTACCCAGCTTCTGTCCCAGATGTAGGATACCCTCGATCCCTGGCCACCGATTGGTTGGACTGCCCTCACCCTTCTGCACCTGTCCTAGACgacttctctcgctctctgtctcctcctactGGACGACAGGAGCTCCGtgaaagggggaaggaggagagggggagagaagagagcggAAGCCAGAGTGGCCATGGcctggacagagacacagacagagagggactACAGCACTGGCCCTGCAGTTGCCTGAATGGAGCAAAAGTTAGCAGTGTGAGCATGACTTTGTTCATATGTGCCCTGCTGTtgactctcctctccctgataaCTGTGTGATGTGAGGCTACATCCCAATACTCTCGACGgtgtcctcctctcacccccttctATCCCATGGCTACGTCCCAATACTCAACAATGCCCCCCCCCATTCCCTCCAGGTTGTGGCTGCTGTTGTCAATGGTGCTAGGTCCTTTCTCACCTTCCACTATGACAAAGTTTGCCATGCACCCTTACAATCCATTCCACATGCCTACCCTTAGGGCTGTGGTATAGTGGTTGGGCTAGGAGAAGCTAGGAATTTGCGACACAACCAAGAAGTCCCTACACCTCAAAGGAGGAATGTTTGTCCTGGACATTTCCGATGAATTATGAACAGTTATCTGCTGCTGGTGtacctctttgtctgtctgtgaaATGTATCCCATAGCACCCTGTTGTACAGCCTACACTTGATGATTTCAGAACATTTTATCtgaccaaataaaataaaaacaactctATTGCCTTCAGTTTTCATTGTTAAACCATAACCGCAGATGACTAAATTATATTTTGATACTAACAGCAATAAATGTCGCCATTAGGTTCATTGTCACAGTCAAAACGTGCCTCTTGGGCTGCTGCCCTATAGGTCCTtgaccaaaccaaacaaactatAAATAATTAATAGTTGTAGAGGTCCAATTGTTTAATCTTGCTGTCACTGGGGTAGTTTTGGAATTTCCCTGCACCCTAGCGTTCAACCACATGCCAATTTGGGTAACTTCAGTATTACGTAACTTGGGGAGAAACATTATCTTAAAACACTCCACATTTTACCTCTGTATATATTGAAGGTGTTTCAGCTCATTGACAACCGAGACTTTACTCTTGCTAAGACTTACTTCTCTGAAGGCTCAGTTTACCTTGATCTACACAATGTGTGTCCTCTACTTGGCCCCTCTCCTTGCTCTGTTGTCAGTGGGAACAGCAGCACCGGCGCCAGAGGATTGTGGACATCTGGTGAAACTGCTCGCACCGGAAGACAAACATTCTGTGAGTACATCGCCTATCTATAGAGTGGACCTCAATAGAGGTGTTGGGGTGTGTTAGAAATAGTGATGATTTCCAATTTGTGAACTGTGATGTATTGAATCTAATGGAGTTTAAAAGGCATTTGACTCCAACGTATAGGCAGTATACAGCCTCTGCCCTCAGGCACTATGCTTCACAGACAAATAGTGCTATAAAACCGAAATGTGTGAAATTAAATGACAGACCAATACATTTTCCCACAGATCTTTGGGAAGTGGATCTTCATCGAGGGTTTCTCGAACCATGAGATGTTCAACGCATTACTGAGAAAGACCAACAGCTCATGGATTGAAATCCTTCCCACTTCACACACCGAGACAGTCCTTTTGAACCAGGGAAACTTGATGTAAGTGATAGTAACTCTCTACAGTCTTATCTCTAACCACTCGTCATATGTCATTTGACATAGTAGCTATGCTATGTGAATAGACATTCTACAGCTCTAAGAATTATCTAGTGATTATCTCATTTCCTCTGACAGTGATGGAAAATGTCTTGACTCCTCTGACAACATGACCTTTTCCAAAAACATTTGGCAAATCTCACGTAAGTCAAACATTATTGACTGGCAGGCCATCCATGATCTGATAGAAAATAGGCTGTTAAAGTACTGTGAGTTACTGTGTTTTATTTTCTTACATAGAGAATAATATGACTGCCACTGGACACTTCCTACTATCCTGCCCTGACTGTCTCGTCATGAACCTCAATTGCACCATGGACGAAGTGCATATCCAATCTCTCTATATAtttggtaggtgtgtgtgtgtgtgtgtgtgtgtgtgtgtgtgtgtgtgtgtgtgtgtgtgtgtgtgtgtgtgtgtgtgtgtgtgtgtgtgtgtgtgtgtgtgtgtgtgtgtgtgtgtgtgtgtgtgtgtgtgtgtgtgtgtgtgtgtgtgtgtgtgtgtgtgtgtgtgtgtgtgtgtgtgttcttttgaGATCCCTCCAATGGCCAGAACCAACATTTACCCAACAGAAATGTGGAAACCTTGGTCAATCAAGTCATAGAATCATCCAGTTTCTTTCTTCTTCTATTTCCAGGGAAGAGCAGGACACTGCCGGAGGCCGAGTTGAAAAAGTTCCAGAAGCAGGCAGAATGCCTCCAGTATCCTCAGCCTGCACAGTATTCCTATGATGGAGTTACAGGTCATTATTAACTCTAACCTATTCATCAAAAGAACACCAGGCAACATTTCGTATTATGGTGGTAGGGTTGaagaaaaatatattaaaaatatatactgtatatttaaaataatatatatatttaccaaaaaatatatataggagATTGGgaattatgcagacaattacattgatagaagaCACATTTTGCCTGCAATTTTAAAGCTTAGAAAAAGGTTATTATTAATTTACGTTGTCAATCATCAGTTTAGAATAGATCCCTTTTGCATGAGTCCTGTGTTCATTTAAACCTTGTCCAAGTTCTCATTAacgtctcctctcttctctctgcagagTTTTGCGCTGAGAAAAAGGAGAGCTCACACACTGTTGAGTCACAAGATGTGAAGGATGGTTCACAGTGATATGGCTACTGAGGATGGAATGGTTGCATTAATAAAATGGTGTACTCTTATACTGACTGCTTATACTGACTGCTTGTTTTGAAACGCATCCTCATCCACAAGCACGCACgcaaacaggcagacacacactcCCTGTTCTACCTCTTTAAATATGTAATATATCATCAGGGACCAGGGTGAACAACACCGGACTCATCACACTTTCCTGAGGAGTACCATTGTCAACTTCAAACCACGTTGACAATTCTGACCCCACACTCTCCCATATGACTCGATCGAACAGGAAGTCCGTGATCCAGTTATACAGACGTCCCCCAATGCCCAATGAATGCCAGGGTTGGTAATTTACCTGTCTTATATCAGCTCACTTGTGCTGAGGTGGTAGGGGTGGACGTATTCaaggtgtgtccttaaaaaccAATGTGCCAATTTCAATCAGCGCTACTGGTGATATTAAAGATTCACCAAAAGCTGGTCTCGGTGGGAAAGCAATTGGTTATATTGGACATTGTTTTTGTCCATGCAGCTTGGACTCTTTGGGCCTACATGTTTGTTATAACTAGGCCTATTGTAGGACTGTATACTATTCAATACATGAATAAGACAAACAACCATGTGCATCTCCAAGGCATTCTTAACTCAAATACTTCTGCTAAGTATCagaactcaggataagacccagatgcagacggCTAGAATCACAGATGTTTATTGACTCAAACGGGGGGCAGGCAAAAGACCGGTCAATGGTAGGCAGAGGTCCGTAATCTGGGTCAGAGTCAATAAGgcacagaacggcaggcaggctcaggggcaggcagaggttagtaatcgggtcagagtcaggcaggtacagaacgGGAGGCAGGCTCGggatcagggcag
This DNA window, taken from Oncorhynchus gorbuscha isolate QuinsamMale2020 ecotype Even-year linkage group LG13, OgorEven_v1.0, whole genome shotgun sequence, encodes the following:
- the LOC123993386 gene encoding matrix metalloproteinase-17-like; amino-acid sequence: MKAAAWSFLLLCACTQTVSVAGIQGSTVAPTDTTASTSSAPVTPTDDQSTGLVDWLTRYGYLPPSDPSTGQLQAWTAVTHAVRAMQRFAGLKDTGVADEETLALMRAPRCSLPDEGEEPKPLANQHQEGQSLRTKRAVTTWTRRNINWRLRSYPTSSSLSRETIRSLVFYALRVWADPTPLEFHEVGGSEGADMQVDFLHGFHGDRYPFDGAGGAVGHAFFPSDPARAGGVHLDAEEEWAFRQPASEGTDLFTVLVHEFGHALGLSHSSARRSVMRPYYQSPVGDPLHYRLGPHDLEHITRLYGNRNRLMVTDVPRLAPEPQLRHRDRHGHRHRHRHSVDRCNTSFDAVANIRGEMFFFKGLSMWRVSTGGLVSGRGASVRRLWGGLPPNLPPLQAVLERHLDHAIIFITESQFWLFNDLSLQEGYPRPLSELRKGRETEGKRGEEGEEEQGLMWDPEEGPMWGDIGKGEAGGEEEESETWTELIRGGVNGITTERDGSIYLFKGDSYWKFPYPASVPDVGYPRSLATDWLDCPHPSAPVLDDFSRSLSPPTGRQELRERGKEERGREESGSQSGHGLDRDTDREGLQHWPCSCLNGAKVSSVSMTLFICALLLTLLSLITV
- the LOC123993387 gene encoding saxitoxin and tetrodotoxin-binding protein 2; amino-acid sequence: MCVLYLAPLLALLSVGTAAPAPEDCGHLVKLLAPEDKHSIFGKWIFIEGFSNHEMFNALLRKTNSSWIEILPTSHTETVLLNQGNLIDGKCLDSSDNMTFSKNIWQISQNNMTATGHFLLSCPDCLVMNLNCTMDEVHIQSLYIFGKSRTLPEAELKKFQKQAECLQYPQPAQYSYDGVTEFCAEKKESSHTVESQDVKDGSQ